attttaaagtaaataatGATCAAACAACATTTAGAATTAAAGATGGAAGTCAAGCTCAATTGACAAGTTTGGCATTACTATTGAGAAACACCAAAATCAATGATTAAATTACgagtatttattttaaatgacaaaactgttagaaatatttttaaatataacaaaatgtctctatataaacatctattagtatctatcactATCTTTCACTTTAGATgctgatattttgctatatctatAACTAAGTTGGAtcgatattttactatatttgaaaaccaaactaaaattaTTGTGGCGGATATAATATCAGAATTTTAACTTTACAAATATATGTGAAAACTAACCTAAAGGGTTGATTTTGATCCGATTAAAAGTTTTACAAatcaaaaagtttaaaaatgtaatctatcaaattaaaatgaaaaaatgaaaaaataaaaataaaaattggcaAGATCAAGGCATCAATCGTTCAAACGAAGATGACAAAATGTTAACCTTGAAGGAGGTTAAGTTTGAGAACTTCCAACTATAGCGATCGATCGCGATGAAATTAATCtgtaaaatgaaacaaaaaaaaatggcgAAAACGACGTCGGTTTAATTATTCCAgatcgtcttcttcttcttcagtcgCGCCGACTCGCCAATGGAACTTGCTCCGCCAGAGGAGTCGACAACGGCGTCGGAATCGGCGAGGTCCGGCAAACCGGACAAGTCGGATGAAGCCTTAGCCACGGATCGACACACTTGAGATGAAATAGATGGCCGCAATCAGGCAAAAGCCGAAGAACATCCGAGTTTTTGTAATCGGCCAAACAAATTGAACAACAAGAGGCAGTCGAATCGTTCTTCTGAAGCTTTGCTTCCGAATACAGCAATTTCGGATAACTCGTAATCGTCTCCTGATCGAGTCCGATCTCGACTATGACGGCTTCTAATTGCTCCTCCGTCTGCGGCGGCGAGCGATTGGCGGAGGTGGAGGATAGGCTGTTTCTGGTACAGTAATAGGAAGCCAAGAGGATTGTAGTGATGAGAATCAAAAGCCCTAAGGAGACACCGATTCCGTAGCCGAAACCGCCGATGTTGCTTGAGGAGAGAAATCCGCCGCTGTCCGCCGTGCTGTTGTTCATGGCGGTGAGATGCAGAGGAGTAGCCGGAGCCGGAGAGGGGAAATGAGGAGAGGATTGGATTTGTCAGTTGCCATTGTTGTAAGTCGTTGTTTCATTGATTATTTGGGGGATTTTACGGCTATACTCAATAAAAAAGTCAATGCTAATTGCCAAGATGGGATTTCAAGATCAAATCAaacccaaaataataaataaaaaatatattttacttaaaaaagtCAATGAAACCAAATTAAGATCACATTTACCATCAAAAAAATCTATCAACTTTTTTATTTGACACtttattaaatgatttattaatttattatttagttattttataggCCTCatataattcttaaattttattattgtgGCAAGCAATGAATGGAGATAGCTACCGTAGTACTATAAATTTTCTGCACATTTATTCCACTGAAAAGGTAATAAATCAATGGTAATGTGAAAAGTGATCTCATTTGATTATTTTTGGTGTTATATACTTGTTCTACATCCGTACTGACACATGGGGCATACTTTCAAAtctgtaataaaaaaacataaattgatTGACGAGTAGAGCATGTCCAATCCAATTGTTTctattttagaagaaaaatgatgaattttgaCACAGTTACTGTTACCATTACCATTACTATTTAACTTTGAAAGGTAATGGTCAATAGCAGTAAATgtgacaaaattcataattataaGTAACGTATTTAAAAGCAATCCAATTACATTTGCGATTCATACTCAATATAATTGATCCATTAATGAAATTCTATTACGTTTGcaccaattttcattatggTTTAGTAAAGTTGAcctaaatgtttttttttttttttcatttctttgaCCTCTGGGTCAATTATAAACCGTTGAACTATGTTCAAGTTCGCTTccgtttctttatttttaatgtaagttaaatataaaatataatccTTAATGGTTAATAATGTTCGACGTAAGaattacttttttttcaaaataattataattatcacACGATACTAAAAATTTcttatgatgcaatattaaaatagGTTGAAAAATACTCTATGTTTTAATTGGATgaaatatacatacatattcATTTATAAATTTGATCTATCTACCTATATTTTATCTGACctcttcaaaatttattaattaattactataaGGTAgagtatataaaaatatttgatgCATGACAGATTATATAATAATCTTATTTACATGAATTAgaaacaaatttgaaaaaggattccaaatcaaaatttagatttatgTATTAAAAATAAAGTCAAATGAGTATGCATGTGATTGGGAGAATAAATATACATTATCATTGGGTGAGGATTTTGAATATTTGTATATATGCAACTTTCTAAGGTCaactctctcatttttttttctcaacaaatAAGGATTGAAAAAAACTAAGTGCTATAAGAATCATTAATTATGTATATTTGTAAtcgttttattttaaattataacgTGGTGTTAAAGTTAGTGCTTGAAACGACATGATCTTCAACTTAGAATTACGGATTCAATGtttcaaaaataataacaatacaatattataatttaatcaataatattaaattgcaataaaaacatcttaaaggaaaatattacacaattagtttaaatataaatctAGACTAAAACATCGTTGATTAAAATATCTACCATATTTGtctaaatgaaaaataattgtaATATGAACTATTTTTtcgttttaattaaaaaatttatgataATTATCAAAGATCATATAGAAGAATAGATATTCAATTTAGTAGGAAAGGAAAGCGCCTTATTTTTATTCCTATAAACTAAGATGGAGATTGCTAGGAGAGTGAAATAACTTTATTAAattatgaaggaaaaaaaatctaagatcTACCATcgtaaaattcaattatatgtgataaaaGAGAAGGTTTTGAGTTAGTAGGGGATCCAACAAGTCCATCTATATATTTAATATCGAATTATGCTTTTTAATTACTAAAGTTTGAAGTTTGTGTCAAATAAGTCTTTGGGTTTCAGAATCGAACAGTATGAAGCCTCCAAAATTTGAGAAATGCTCAATTTTAGTTTGTTGATTAAGAAAGAAATCGTTAAATGAGTTGTGCTATGTTGACCATTAATCCACACAGCTTGATCACATGATTAACGGTACTTTTAAGTAAGAATTGGCGGCGGGGATTAAAGAAATGATATCATGTTATTGTAGGTAAACAAACGAagtttaaatatgttatttaaaATGTCAAATTGTTATAGTGATAAAGTTCCTGGATGTTGGATTATGCCATTTGATAAATGAATATCTCAAGACACATTAGTATGATCAGGCAAGATTTTAAATTGAGTTTAGCTCAATCGTAATTGAATTCATTCTCTCTCCTAAAATAGGAGGTTCGATCTCTCATTCCAaaattattatactaaaaaaatcaataagatgtacaaaattcaagaaatttaacGCTTGTTTAAGAGATATTGATATCCAAAGAAAAAGAGGAGTACCAATTAtaaatcatgttgaaaaataacaacaaaaagaTCTCCAACATGACAATCAATTAATGAGAGTAACACCATCTCTTCTGAGAAATATTTCGGAGGCACAATGACCTTGGACATTTCCACTCAAAGGTGGACCTTTTACGTGGAAACAAATGATGTTATAGactgtttaaaaaaaaaaaaaaataaataaataaattgaccaATTTGATTATATCTATGTAGAatgtattgattttttaaaaaaataataatgattatGTACCATTAATCTATTCCTATTATAtgcatctttttctttttttcatataaataaaatttaaaaatataatttagtttttaaaataatatttgatggATGACAAATTTTTATTAGGCAATTATTTGGGTTATAGATGCATTCAGTGTCCccaaatttttattcaattaaaaaaaaggcaCGTTGTTGATTATCCACTCATTTTTGTTGCTGTGATGTTGATAGAAAGACTTCAGCAAAGATTTCAATGCCCCATCCGAGATCCTTAGAAAGGAAATTTACTCGAACATTCCCATTATATTTCAATATAAAAAACTATAAAGAAAACAAAGCACAATTTTCGAACCCATgcaattaaaaacaaattagtTATCAAACAAATTAGATCACATTACATTTGACGTTAACTCCTCATCGTCCTACTTCTTCAAGAGGATGACGAAAATGATAATGATGAAGAGATCAATGAGTACAAATACTAACGCCTGTGTATTGGATTTTTGGCCAATTATTAGAAGTGCAGTTGTCGCACATCAAAAAGGTTTAGGGAAGTCATGGGCTTGTCATACATTGAAAAGGTTTAGAGAAGTCATGGACTCTAAGTATTATAAAAGGAGCTTATTCCTTTGTTTTTCAATTGTCCcaattaaactttaaacttaGAGTGCTAACTCTATTAATTAAAATCCTTTTGTATTCTTTGTAGTTTGAGAGTAAGAAAAATATGTGAGTAGTTATAAGCACTACAAGaatttcgggctttaatgtctgttgacaaccgacattaaagatagtgtcattaaagccttttaatgtcggttgtctttaatgtcggttttaaaccgacattaaaggcctttaataacactatctttaatgtcggttgcaaccgatattaaagccctttaatgaaatttgcaaccaacattaaagagctttaatgtcagttgcaactAAGGCCCAAGAATCaattgaagccctttaaaccgacattgaagcccagaATCTATCCATTTTATCAACTATTGTCCGTTTTTTTAAACTTCGTTgttgaatccatttttttggtcaaaaagttaaaaacgacattatatgtctcTAGGTCAGGAAATGtccttgtttttttattaaaaagtataaaaaaatttgcatgGCAAGCCATCAAAATTtatcttccacctatgaatttatccacaaacaagaattaatatttccaatccattacatatactcatcaaatatgaaataaatacaCTGAACAATCACTAGAaaaaattcgggctttaatgtcggttttaaatcgacGTTAAAGGGCTTggcaaccgatattaaagataGTATTATTAAAGGCCTTTAGTGttagttttaaactgacattaaaggccttcaataacaccaatatTGCGGCCTTCAATGTCgtttgcaaccgacattaaagcctttttttttaattcttaaccgacagtgaagcccgaatctgtcccttttttttaaattccattgtcgaatccatttttttgatcaaataagttaaaaacgacattatatgtctcgtgttgggtcaggaaatgaccgtcattgttttatattaaagaatataaaaaaaattgcatggcGAGCCCATCAATATTTATCTTCCACCTAtaaatttatccacaaacaagaatcaatatttccaatccattacatatattcattaatatttgtcttccacctatgaatttatccaccaaaatttgcaaaacaataccaaaaccaaactttcatagaatacagcTTACAtcaaagccatcatttctctcattcacaataccagaatcacaataccatcaATACAacttccaataataaacagatcatgtcttccacctgtgaatttatccacaaacaagaatcacaataccagaaccagactttcatagaatacttacaccaagccataatttctctcattcacaaatatcaattagtactaattccatgaataaacaagaatcacaataccaaaATCACAATACCATAAATATAgcttccaataataaacagatcatgtcttccacctatgaatttatccacaaataagaatcacaataccagaaccaaactttcatagaatacttacaccaagccatcatttctctcgttcacaaatatcaattagtactaagtctatgaataaacaagaatcacaatatcATAAATACAgcttccaataataaacagatcaCGTCTTCCActtatgaatttatccacaaacaagaatcacaataccagaaccagactttcatagaatacttaaaCCAAgtcatcatttctctcattcacaaatatcaattagtactaattttatgaataaacaagaattacaataccagaatcacaataccataaATACAgcttccaataataaacagatcatgtcttccacctatgaatttatccacaaacaagaatcacaataccagaaccagactttcatagaatacttacaccaagccatcatttctctcattcacaaatatcaattagtactaattccatgaataaataagaatcacaataccagaatcACATACCATGAATACAGCTTCCAATAATAAACAtatcatgtcttccacctataaatttatccacaaataagaatcacaataccagaatcagactttcatagaatacttaaaccaagccatcatttctctcattcccaaatatcaattagtactaattctaTGAATAAataagaatcacaataccagaatcacaataccatgaatacagcttccaataataaacagatcatgtcttccacctataaatttatccacaaacaagaatcacaataccagaaccagactttcatagaatacttaaaCCAAGCCATCATttatctcattcacaaatatcaattagtactgatttcattcacaaaaatcatggttagataaatttacattcattctaagctaacatttacattctattgagacaaaaaacaagaattacatccttacacaaatcggccaacaaaacttgTCCATTGGGTCCGAATTACATCGATCTCTCCTTGTGTATATGCAtcttttgtattaaactacaaaaaggaaaaaagaaagataaattcaacataattttacatccatttattaaattaaagctagcactatataaaaaaataaataatttacgtacgAGTCTAtaatgggagtagtaggattatgcactatttcatgtatatacttttgcacatagtacccgCATCCTACAAAATCTAATTGACGAGGGCAGTGCATAgaaagaagttgaaaacaattgttaaatttttataaagaagtcgaaagaacataaattgttaaaaaatgaatacaaatttacctttacaggtttccattttggagaagaccgatAGTGTTGAAGATCGTGCTTggcttgccatgttttcaatccactaaatagtttaaaaacattagttaaacataaatacttcaattaagagctaagaaagttcaattacacttacatatttataactccatgaaaatcctcttAAACCTTGCTTCGAAGAGaatccaaaacataaacacaattttcttgtagattgattccaatcaatatccaatgataactataataagcaacaattttgaaatattagtacgtGTATAATGCAAACTAAAAATAACTCAAGAACttgtatctacttaccctgtgtTATATGGAATGAGGACTAATTGGTCTAAATTAGCCAATTCTAGTTGATTGGCTAAATTTCTGGATCGGATATCTTGAGACTTCACGTGTGGCGATATTCTTgcttgatcaattataaaaaacttcttcgtaatatcatgaccacattcatcccaaagatatctaaacaaagtaaaagttattatttatcAACATGAAACAAAGTATACATGAGTGAATCTAGATGAGTAATACTTACGCAATGTATGTCAAAATACACATGTAGCCTATTTCAACCATATTGAAGTATTGAAGCAGATCATCGCggcctaaataaataaatttgtctcTTACAAATATATGCTCGTCCAAAGAGATATGGATCATGTCTACATCGTTCTTGTTATGCATGACATGTCCATTCAATAATTTGATAGTACCATTAGCGTTAGTATATTTGGAGGACTGGTTGAAGCTCTTAATTGGTGAATGATCCTACCATaaccaaagttacaaaaattcaaagtaggaaaaataataaataaccaaactcataAACTGAAAAGGAAACATACTTTTTTCTCATTAACCATAACTACAAGTTCACGAGGCCATTTTACGAAGTTGCCCATTGCTTGCTTTAAGAACTCTATTTTACCCTTACAGGAATTGGTAtaggcaaatcttctccaatgaCAATGTCAATCAGAACTTTAACAGTTAAGCATGACACGTCATCATCAAATGTTGTGGCTACTGCAACAATATTATCTACAGTTCCTATAGCCAAGTGGCATGGTGTccccttaacaaatttaaaagaacttatgtcatgcatggttaagcacgtacaatatgattaaaatttaaaagtcacaataaataaattgcctccaaatcttctttagacatcttttcagtatcttctTCTTTAGACATCTTTTTAGTATCTTCTTCTTTAGACATCTTCTCAGTATCTTCTTCAGATGCACTTAGTGCAACACTTCCAACAGATGATTTGGACTGATGAGATTGTTTGTTGTGAGTACTTTCTCTTGACATTTTACCATGTCGAACATTTTTTTGACTAGAGCctccttcaatttcttggcTCATAGAGGACtttggttttactaatttgaaatattgagaATGGGAAACAAAATCACTCATTCCTCTAACACGTCCCTAGTATTCTTCCATACCCAATGCTTCGGTGAGAACATCTTCACCTTCATGAACTTCAGCCAATTTATCCTGTAAAATATATTACAATTTTCACACAATATCTATATCAtcttaaacttatatatatgtcatcttAAATTTTGCCTAATATATACTTATAATCCGATTGGCACATTTTCGAGTAACTTCATCAAAATATtcattattctttccttttcttgcttctttccatAAAATCACCCGATAAGAAGGGTCATTCGATAGGTTCTACatgaacatacatatttaattagcataaatatattagaataaaatatttaatttaagttgaATAACTCACTAATTCTTGGGCAAGATTCACATAGCCCTTCCGAGAAATGTGGTGATTATATACACATTTCGCAcgtctttcttttttaacaCGACTAATTTTCTATACAAAAAATCTAGTTGAAGTTACTTATTAAAACAATGATAATGTTGACATGTAATTTATTGTGAATGACTTACCTCCCATTCTTCACTCAATCGTTCATTGATGAACGATGTCCAATGATCTTGCTCTATATGAGAATATTGTTGTGGTGAAAATTGCAAGATCGATGGCTCATCCTTAAATGGAAGTATGAACTTTTGAGTCAACGTTGTCTTGAAAGTCCGAAACTTCCAAGATGCAAACATTAGTATACAATGTTTGGATTTAGAGTCCACATTGAACAACATCTGCACAATGAAAAAAGTagttaaacaataaactaataaactactatgcacaagaattaaaagtttagaaaacaTACCACTACACAATCAAAAAGTTTGTCTTTTAAATGGTTTGGAACTTTTTTCCAAGAATCATATGTTATAGGAATTTTTTGTCGAACACAAACTCCTATATAACTCTACACTTCTTTGCTCCAGATCCAACCGGTTGTCCATGTTCATTATAATTGATGGTCAACTATTGCCCAGATGTCCTTATTTGTACCAACTCAGACATTGTAGTTGGGCAACGTGATATACTTATTCTACTGtgtttttgtgggatcatattTCTATCATCCTCACTGCTACTTGTTGaatctgcaaaaaaaaaaaaaaaaaaaaaaacattactcacacaaaaaacatacaatcttaatatttaaatacatgtaaccatagtaaatgacataccatgtttaatacattatttatcAACCCATTGACCCTCACAATCATGTCtaatgtatgtggatgttgTATCATCAATCTCAGTAAATGTATCAACATTGGGCATTCTTTGCATACCTCCATAACCACACTCTTGTAACATATCTCctatttcatcttcataaaaatcatcctCAATTGTTCGTTGTGgagatgttaaaacaattgaccAGCCCGAATTTGCGGGGTCTTTTACATAGAACACTTGTTTTGCTTGAGAGGCTAAAATAAACGGGTCTGATTTATGTCCAATACGATTGAGGTCCACAATAGTAAACCCAAACTCGTCTGTTTTGACTCCAGTTCTATACTCAACCCAATtacattttaataaaataaatgataatccatGATAGTCAAGCTCCCATATTTCTTGTATTACACCATAAAAGGTCATATCTGACATGACGGGCCTTTTATCCTTagcactagagacttgcattgtgGTAGCCGTATATAACTAAACTCACTATTTTGAACCCTAACCTAACATCATCGCGATTCTTTGATATGTGATATTTAGTAACCATTGATGTACTAACCAGAATATCTTTCGAGTAGACATTTGGACAAAGTCCATTAGACTATCATATCTCAAAGAAGGCGATAATCGGAATTTTTAGGGACTTTCGAGAGCTAAGTGCACCTacagattatatatatataataatttttatagttAAACACTTAATGTATTACATTTCAAATAGTAGTCATCTAGAGGATTACCCGTAGTGGACAAGCCAACCGAACAGCTGGAATGTACGATTATGCTTTTCTTGAAGCcactttctacttttatttttgccaaaattgagcttagacaaaatatccatatgttacctattataaatgacaaagttagtAGATTATTGAATAATCAAGTAACCTAAAACGAGAATAAGATGAAGATCTACATACTCGACGTAAGGAAGCACATCATCTATATTTTAAATGACATAAAGATGAGCTTGATCCAACTCATCTTTACTCGATCTGATAAAAGAAGTAGCTGACAATGCTCTATCAATGTTTGAATTCGCTTTCTTTGTTGATGAGTTTAGCCCAATAGAATTAACACCAGATACGAATTCAGAACAAAACTCTATAGTTTCTTCAacaatataattttctccaGCACATCCTTCTGGTCGATTTCTATTTCGTACATAAGTTTTTAACACTTTCATGTATCGTTCAAAAGGATACATCCACCTCAAATAAACAGGTTCATAAAACTTTAAAACTTAACTTCTCTTACGAGATGCACTATAAGGTGTACcattattgtgaagaatgatggaggaaaatacttctctaaGAGGCATAGAGTGACAACGATATCCTCTTGCATACCCTTTAACTGAGATGAACCGATCGCCTTGCAACATATAGCATTAAAGAAGAAGCATATGCGAGTAATTGCAAGTCTTACATGTTTGGATAAAATATCACGAATGGCGACTGGTAATAATTGTTGCATAAGAACGTGATGGTCATGCGACTTAAGTCTGTGAAGTTTCAAATCTGTGAGCGATACTAAACTTTGAATGTTCGATGAATAGCCTTCAGGTACTTTAATTTCTGATAGTACCTTACAAAAGCTCAATTTCTCAGCTCGTGTTAATGTATAACATGCGAGAGGTAAAAAGActtttttctctcctacttgAGGGGCTAACTCTGATCTAATGTTCAGTTCCACCAAATCTATTCGAGTCTTTATTCCATCTTTTGTTTTATCAGGAATATCAAGCAATGTGCCAATAAGATTTGCACatacattcttttcaatgtgcTTCACATCTAAATAATGTCGCACATCAAGATACTTCCAATATTCTAACTCGAAaagaatagattttttcttcTAATAAGTTGAAGTGCTATCTCCCCTATTCTTTTTTTTGATACTTTTCTTaccaaatgaatattgatacttacttgtttctgcaagaatTTCTTCCCCACTCAATGGTTCTGGaccaaattctaattcttgtgcgccattaaaagctttcttttgttttctataTGGATGATGGTGGGGTAGAAACTTACGATGCTCGAGATATGTCATCCTCTTCCCTTTTGGTAAATAAGTGGATGAATTATGCTCTCCACAAATTGGACATGCATGATATCCTTTAACCGTACAACCACACAA
The nucleotide sequence above comes from Benincasa hispida cultivar B227 chromosome 3, ASM972705v1, whole genome shotgun sequence. Encoded proteins:
- the LOC120074509 gene encoding RING-H2 finger protein ATL70-like, with product MNNSTADSGGFLSSSNIGGFGYGIGVSLGLLILITTILLASYYCTRNSLSSTSANRSPPQTEEQLEAVIVEIGLDQETITSYPKLLYSEAKLQKNDSTASCCSICLADYKNSDVLRLLPDCGHLFHLKCVDPWLRLHPTCPVCRTSPIPTPLSTPLAEQVPLASRRD